Proteins from a genomic interval of Desulfofustis limnaeus:
- the gspL gene encoding type II secretion system protein GspL, protein MAEASILALAINGDGVAGIRFSESKRGLVLAAAQWQPIDGDQTAEAALSAVVERCRSKGCRCLVSLDSGLCTFRMLQLPFGDRKKVRSVLPFELEDNLSFAGDPYVFDALIEAADQGGSDVVAAVIPKETLRLWLDLLQAHDLDPELVSVTGIPAALALCRHHRQAPDDSVLLQLGRQRSLLLLVRQRTIRAVRLLPGVGDERATAPEALRERLQQLGVETGNTLLALSWPMAAGRGPALGLSGPPQLLDVGRQILADHLQAKWFDPSLHAQVVMDSRELLDGPWPPGALDHALALAVCPPRDRERLNFRQGEFAWHGGGALRRPLRIAAVAALLLVLGLMVQQVFVFQSMRRERDQLHEQMVALYRETVPEAAPGPDPLRDLQVRVNELQETATIGLGHDPEINVMVLLADISERLSATLPVSFERFVYDRKTIRIRGLTDTFNTVDQMKQALEQSPFFAEVSIGSANIAQQEQQVRFELRLDIVL, encoded by the coding sequence ATGGCAGAAGCATCGATTCTGGCGTTAGCCATCAACGGCGACGGCGTTGCCGGCATTCGGTTCAGCGAAAGCAAGCGGGGCCTGGTGCTGGCCGCCGCGCAGTGGCAGCCGATCGATGGCGACCAGACCGCCGAAGCGGCTTTGTCGGCGGTCGTCGAGCGGTGTCGGAGCAAGGGGTGCCGCTGCCTGGTCTCGCTGGATTCGGGGCTATGCACCTTTCGCATGCTGCAGCTGCCCTTTGGCGATCGAAAAAAGGTGCGCAGCGTGCTGCCCTTCGAGTTGGAGGACAACCTGTCGTTTGCCGGCGACCCGTATGTCTTTGATGCTCTGATCGAAGCGGCGGACCAGGGCGGCAGCGATGTGGTGGCCGCCGTGATCCCCAAGGAGACGCTGCGCCTCTGGCTCGATCTGCTGCAGGCCCACGACCTGGATCCGGAACTGGTCAGCGTCACCGGTATCCCGGCCGCCCTGGCCCTGTGCCGCCACCATCGGCAGGCCCCCGACGATTCGGTCTTGCTGCAGCTGGGTCGGCAGCGCTCCCTGTTGCTGCTGGTCCGGCAGCGCACCATCAGGGCTGTGCGCCTGTTGCCCGGGGTTGGGGACGAGCGGGCAACGGCCCCGGAGGCCCTGCGGGAGCGGCTGCAGCAGCTGGGGGTCGAGACCGGTAACACGCTGCTGGCCCTGTCCTGGCCGATGGCGGCGGGACGCGGGCCGGCGCTCGGCCTGAGCGGGCCGCCGCAACTCCTGGATGTCGGCCGTCAGATCCTTGCCGATCATCTCCAGGCGAAATGGTTTGACCCCAGCCTGCACGCGCAGGTGGTGATGGATAGTCGGGAACTGCTGGACGGCCCGTGGCCGCCGGGGGCGCTCGACCATGCTCTGGCCCTTGCTGTCTGTCCGCCACGGGATCGGGAACGCCTCAATTTCCGTCAGGGCGAGTTCGCCTGGCATGGCGGCGGCGCTCTGCGCCGGCCGCTGCGGATTGCGGCCGTGGCCGCGTTGCTCCTGGTGCTTGGTCTGATGGTACAACAAGTTTTTGTCTTCCAGTCCATGCGGCGGGAACGAGATCAACTCCACGAGCAGATGGTGGCCTTGTACCGGGAGACCGTCCCCGAAGCGGCGCCGGGACCTGATCCGCTGCGCGATTTACAGGTTCGCGTCAACGAGTTGCAAGAGACGGCCACCATCGGCCTCGGCCACGATCCGGAGATCAACGTCATGGTCCTGCTGGCCGATATCTCGGAGCGCCTTTCGGCGACGCTGCCGGTCTCTTTCGAGCGCTTCGTCTACGACCGCAAGACAATCAGGATACGCGGCCTGACCGATACCTTCAACACCGTCGACCAGATGAAACAGGCACTGGAGCAATCACCCTTCTTTGCCGAAGTGAGCATCGGGTCGGCCAACATCGCGCAGCAGGAACAGCAGGTCCGGTTCGAGCTGCGCTTGGATATCGTTTTATGA
- a CDS encoding type II secretion system protein N has product MRRRTKAPTWIIPATILVMVTLLCFAAVEGFYWYLGSRLVPQDPGRATRSQPIEPAVTTQQSTPPSPPTAETVPTGPDDQAAPPIPTTSSIVRRNLFASRVGDAGSLPQQDLLAALAASSQEVVLMGTITGPQDEQRAIIYDKRSGRQDLYAEGDYLEQAVIKQILRGKVILSVGGRDELLDITEARTVTVPQVSIPLPVTTSEPVSGRPVGAEPHEEQQPQQQPTANDASRIIIPPSDNPQVLRTIRK; this is encoded by the coding sequence ATGAGAAGGAGGACCAAGGCCCCCACCTGGATCATCCCGGCCACTATCCTGGTGATGGTAACCCTGCTCTGTTTCGCCGCGGTGGAAGGGTTTTATTGGTACCTGGGCAGCAGACTGGTGCCGCAGGACCCGGGCCGGGCAACACGATCGCAGCCGATTGAACCGGCGGTTACCACCCAGCAATCGACGCCGCCATCACCACCGACGGCAGAAACGGTGCCGACCGGCCCCGACGATCAAGCAGCACCTCCCATCCCGACAACGAGCAGCATCGTCAGACGGAATCTGTTCGCCTCACGGGTCGGCGACGCCGGGTCGTTGCCCCAGCAGGATCTGCTCGCGGCCTTGGCGGCCAGCTCTCAGGAAGTGGTCCTGATGGGAACGATTACCGGTCCCCAGGATGAACAGCGGGCGATCATCTACGATAAACGCAGCGGCCGGCAGGACCTGTATGCCGAGGGTGATTACCTCGAGCAGGCCGTCATCAAGCAGATCCTGCGCGGCAAGGTGATCCTGTCGGTCGGCGGACGCGATGAACTGCTCGACATCACCGAGGCCCGCACGGTCACGGTGCCGCAGGTGAGCATCCCGTTACCGGTCACCACCTCCGAACCGGTCAGCGGCCGCCCGGTCGGGGCCGAACCGCACGAAGAACAACAACCGCAGCAACAGCCGACCGCCAACGACGCCTCCCGGATCATCATCCCCCCATCCGACAACCCCCAGGTCCTGAGAACCATCCGCAAATAA
- a CDS encoding IS110 family transposase: MKQVYTSRVLFGAFDLHANNNYLAIIDGQDKRIYERKLPNATDVVLSELAPFEHDLQGIVVESTFNWYWLVDTLMDEGYHLHLANPAGIQKYKGLKHSNDKHDAFWLAHLLRLGILPQGYIYPKDERPVRDLLRKRGHLVRLRTSLINSLQDIIYRNCGCKINGNKIKAVKHDQVSELFAGQEELALSSTVSKQSIDFLTTAIRRLERAVHHKIKLRDEYQKLLSIPGVGMILALTIMLETGTIHRFPTVGAFASYCRKVPSVWTSNGKKKGKGNDKNGNKYLAWAFSEAAELTRRYDERAKAFFNRKAARTNRMVAHKAVAHKLVRAAYFIMRDKVDYQPEKLFC, translated from the coding sequence ATGAAGCAAGTATACACCAGCAGAGTATTATTTGGCGCGTTCGATCTCCATGCCAACAACAATTATCTGGCGATCATCGATGGCCAGGACAAGCGGATCTATGAACGAAAACTGCCCAATGCTACCGACGTGGTACTCTCTGAGCTGGCACCTTTCGAACATGATTTGCAGGGGATCGTTGTCGAATCAACCTTTAACTGGTATTGGCTGGTCGACACCCTCATGGACGAGGGGTATCACCTCCATCTGGCAAACCCGGCAGGTATTCAGAAGTACAAAGGGTTGAAGCACAGCAACGACAAACACGATGCCTTCTGGCTGGCGCATTTACTCCGCTTAGGGATTCTGCCGCAAGGCTATATCTATCCAAAAGACGAACGACCGGTTCGGGATCTTCTGCGCAAGCGCGGCCATCTGGTTCGCCTGCGGACGTCTTTGATCAACAGCCTGCAGGATATCATCTACCGAAACTGCGGCTGCAAAATAAACGGCAACAAGATCAAGGCGGTCAAACACGACCAGGTATCGGAACTGTTTGCCGGTCAGGAGGAATTGGCATTGAGCAGTACGGTGAGCAAGCAAAGCATCGATTTTCTCACCACGGCCATTCGTCGTCTTGAACGAGCGGTGCATCACAAAATCAAGCTGAGGGACGAATACCAGAAATTACTGAGTATTCCGGGTGTCGGCATGATTCTGGCGCTGACCATCATGCTGGAAACCGGAACCATTCACCGCTTTCCCACCGTTGGCGCCTTCGCTTCTTACTGCCGAAAGGTCCCCAGTGTCTGGACCAGCAACGGCAAAAAGAAAGGCAAGGGTAATGATAAGAACGGCAACAAGTATCTGGCCTGGGCCTTTTCCGAGGCGGCTGAATTGACCAGGCGTTACGATGAGCGGGCAAAAGCGTTTTTCAATCGCAAGGCGGCCCGGACCAACCGTATGGTGGCCCATAAGGCCGTGGCCCACAAGCTGGTCCGGGCAGCGTATTTTATCATGCGAGACAAGGTGGACTATCAACCGGAGAAACTGTTTTGTTGA
- a CDS encoding FG-GAP-like repeat-containing protein yields MKKYFLRATLLVCSLFSATTIFAETLTVSSDSGAPGTTVTLQVTLGSNNTGVAGASFTLDYDRTNLSLTAIRSPFFPTFTTQNITPATIALETATGTVNYEKALVVNDSGTMLAAARATNGPTGNQTLFELDFQIAGSASVGAAFPVRIVPSSIHNQDAGYDSAATIPMLVGIDGSSYPQRSVTLPTTSGTITVASGMVDQDNDGIDDRWETTHFGTITTVNAASDYDRDGYSDLVEYLNDTAATNDPAGASFDPTVRNAPGGEGYDTTTARKALYDFNGDATSDILVRNSGTGLAYIYNVNGSRISTYNQIGTFPAAEWEVAGVGDFNGDGTADILTRNTGNGMTYIYNVSNSAIASYNLIATFPAAQWEIAGVGDFNGDGTADILTRNTGNGQTYIYNVSNSAITSYNLIATFPATWQFGGSGDFNGDGTADILIRNSGNGSTYIYNVTGSAISSYRRIASFSSSWEFAGVSDFNSDGSADILTRNKSNGRTYIYTVSNSRITSYRQIATFTTSWELAEVGDFNGDNCADFMARNTGTGRTYIYNVSNSRVTAYANIATFPTTWVFE; encoded by the coding sequence ATGAAAAAGTATTTTTTACGAGCGACTCTCCTGGTGTGCTCACTGTTCAGCGCCACGACCATCTTTGCCGAAACCCTCACGGTGAGCAGCGACAGCGGTGCTCCCGGTACGACCGTCACCCTACAGGTAACGCTGGGAAGCAATAACACAGGCGTGGCCGGAGCATCGTTTACCCTTGACTATGATCGAACCAATCTGTCGCTGACGGCCATCCGTTCTCCTTTTTTTCCGACCTTCACCACGCAAAACATTACACCCGCAACGATTGCCCTGGAGACCGCAACCGGCACCGTTAACTACGAAAAAGCCTTGGTGGTCAACGACTCGGGTACAATGTTGGCTGCCGCACGGGCAACCAATGGGCCCACCGGAAATCAGACACTGTTCGAGCTTGATTTCCAGATAGCCGGCAGTGCCAGCGTCGGTGCCGCTTTTCCCGTGCGAATTGTGCCATCCAGCATTCACAATCAGGATGCCGGCTACGACAGCGCCGCCACCATCCCGATGTTGGTGGGCATAGACGGCTCATCCTACCCCCAACGATCAGTCACCCTGCCGACCACCTCCGGGACCATCACCGTCGCCAGCGGGATGGTAGACCAGGACAACGACGGTATCGACGATCGGTGGGAAACGACCCATTTCGGCACCATCACCACCGTCAACGCCGCCAGCGACTATGACCGGGACGGCTATTCGGACCTCGTCGAGTACCTCAACGATACGGCAGCCACGAACGACCCCGCCGGCGCTTCTTTCGATCCGACGGTGCGCAACGCCCCAGGCGGAGAAGGTTATGACACCACGACGGCACGAAAGGCCCTGTACGATTTCAACGGGGATGCCACGTCCGACATCCTGGTACGCAACTCGGGGACGGGTCTCGCCTACATCTACAACGTGAACGGCTCCCGGATATCCACCTATAACCAGATCGGCACCTTCCCGGCTGCAGAGTGGGAAGTCGCCGGAGTCGGCGATTTCAACGGAGACGGCACCGCCGACATCCTCACCCGCAACACCGGCAACGGCATGACCTACATCTACAACGTGAGCAACTCGGCCATCGCCTCCTACAACCTCATCGCCACCTTCCCGGCCGCCCAGTGGGAAATCGCCGGGGTCGGCGATTTCAACGGAGACGGCACCGCCGACATCCTCACCCGCAACACCGGCAACGGCCAGACCTACATCTACAACGTGAGCAATTCCGCCATCACCTCCTACAACCTCATCGCCACCTTCCCGGCCACCTGGCAGTTTGGCGGCAGCGGTGACTTCAACGGTGACGGCACCGCCGACATCCTCATCCGCAACAGCGGCAACGGCAGCACGTACATCTACAATGTGACCGGTTCCGCGATCTCTTCCTACCGCCGCATCGCCTCTTTTTCCAGTTCTTGGGAATTTGCCGGCGTCAGCGACTTCAACAGCGACGGCTCCGCCGATATCCTCACGCGCAACAAGAGCAACGGCCGAACCTACATCTACACGGTGAGCAACTCCCGCATCACCTCCTACCGACAAATCGCCACCTTCACCACATCCTGGGAACTGGCCGAGGTCGGTGACTTCAACGGCGACAACTGCGCCGACTTCATGGCCCGCAACACCGGGACCGGCCGGACCTACATCTACAACGTGAGCAACTCCAGAGTCACCGCTTACGCCAACATCGCCACCTTCCCGACAACCTGGGTCTTCGAATAA
- a CDS encoding cohesin domain-containing protein — protein MRALFSRPGYAFLALLAFATHLLFSPLCLAASAHLRLTPQEPDTPEKIILSIDKVEKLAGMKITLTYDPGRLRLVTADKAEGLSSFMHVVNDQNPGTIIIVMASATGVSGTDLPLFHLEFSLQDADAAGTTTISVSHVQLMDENLQEILGDQPTYSF, from the coding sequence GTGAGAGCCCTCTTTTCACGTCCCGGATACGCCTTCCTGGCCTTGCTCGCCTTTGCCACTCACCTGCTTTTCAGCCCCCTCTGCCTGGCGGCAAGTGCCCACCTGCGCCTCACCCCCCAGGAACCCGATACCCCCGAAAAGATTATCCTGAGCATCGACAAGGTGGAAAAGCTGGCCGGCATGAAAATCACCCTCACCTACGACCCCGGGCGATTACGCCTCGTCACGGCCGATAAGGCAGAGGGCCTCTCCTCTTTCATGCATGTGGTCAACGACCAAAATCCCGGCACCATCATTATCGTCATGGCCAGCGCCACCGGGGTCAGCGGTACCGATCTGCCGCTCTTTCACCTGGAATTTTCGTTACAAGACGCAGACGCGGCTGGCACAACTACCATTTCCGTCTCCCACGTCCAACTTATGGATGAAAATCTCCAGGAAATCCTGGGAGATCAACCGACATACTCGTTTTAA